Proteins encoded in a region of the Pseudothermotoga elfii DSM 9442 = NBRC 107921 genome:
- a CDS encoding 4Fe-4S binding protein encodes MDLSCEYVGIKLKNPIIVASSGLAENLKNMKKAEEHGAACVVAKSLFEEKICRISPTPRFEIIERKMGKLRSQTFYSFEQASPFDAHEYFEEIRKAVNTLSIPVIPSINCVTDEGWSQYARMAEGAGAPALELNVSCPHGSISFRGGDVEEKILSVAKIVRDSVKIPLIVKLPMQLSSPLSMAKMLERSGIDGVVMFNRLTGLDINLEKERPVLHEGYAGHGGPWAFNYVLRWIAASSPHLNISVAASGGVGSGEDIIKYIYAGANAVEVCSLIYLSGYEAIDMLLEQIKAFMERKSYPDFSQIKGKLSGKAILSNEQIDRRHLFKAQINQALCTSCGTCQKVCIYDAPYQSEKSYVISELCDGCGLCVKLCPVKAIEMVKWSEKA; translated from the coding sequence ATGGATCTTTCGTGTGAATATGTGGGAATCAAGTTAAAAAATCCAATCATAGTTGCTTCATCAGGTCTTGCGGAAAACTTAAAAAACATGAAAAAAGCCGAGGAACATGGAGCAGCCTGTGTGGTTGCAAAATCCTTGTTCGAGGAAAAAATTTGCAGGATTTCTCCCACTCCAAGATTTGAAATTATCGAAAGAAAAATGGGAAAATTAAGATCGCAAACCTTCTATTCTTTCGAGCAAGCAAGCCCGTTCGATGCTCACGAATACTTTGAGGAAATTCGAAAAGCTGTCAACACTCTCTCAATACCTGTTATCCCAAGTATAAACTGTGTCACAGACGAAGGATGGAGTCAATATGCGAGAATGGCAGAAGGTGCAGGAGCACCAGCCTTAGAATTAAATGTTTCATGTCCTCACGGATCGATATCTTTTAGGGGGGGAGATGTAGAAGAAAAAATTCTCTCAGTTGCGAAAATCGTGCGAGATTCAGTAAAGATTCCCCTGATTGTAAAACTGCCAATGCAACTTTCTTCACCGCTTTCTATGGCAAAAATGCTTGAAAGATCCGGTATAGACGGTGTGGTTATGTTCAACAGGCTTACGGGACTTGATATAAATCTTGAAAAAGAAAGACCTGTCCTTCATGAAGGTTATGCTGGTCATGGAGGTCCCTGGGCTTTCAATTATGTTCTAAGATGGATCGCAGCAAGCAGTCCTCATCTGAATATCTCAGTAGCTGCTTCGGGCGGCGTAGGAAGTGGGGAAGATATTATCAAATACATCTACGCCGGTGCGAATGCAGTGGAAGTATGCAGCTTGATATATCTTTCAGGTTACGAAGCAATAGATATGCTGCTCGAACAGATCAAAGCATTTATGGAAAGAAAGTCTTACCCGGATTTTTCTCAGATTAAAGGAAAATTAAGTGGAAAAGCAATTCTCAGCAATGAGCAAATAGATCGCAGACACCTTTTTAAAGCACAAATAAATCAAGCATTGTGCACATCCTGTGGAACCTGCCAAAAAGTATGCATATATGATGCGCCGTATCAATCCGAAAAATCTTATGTTATAAGCGAACTGTGCGATGGATGTGGCCTCTGTGTAAAACTCTGTCCAGTAAAAGCAATAGAAATGGTGAAATGGAGTGAAAAAGCATGA
- a CDS encoding FAD-binding protein — MKNFFADVVVIGAGGAGMRAALAAKETAPELAVILLSKKPLGKGGTTALACSDRMAFHATLPYTAPVQNNWKEHAMDIYRIGGEVSDYDLAEVLSKESAGALEYLINIGVPFVKTADGRVDQFLTDGSIYPRACYVGPETAVEIAKALQRKLEESSVQIVENVMVYDFIVKNNRVIAAKAIDIISDEIYLIQAKTFVLATGGAGALYSKNVFPSEMTGDGYAAALRAGAKLVNMEFMQIGICHPHMLFASSGSMFRSLPKIVDETGREFLNDYLSEKDKNQLSVLQFKKGAHWPISYESPTKVIDLAVYVHSLCGHKVYLDFTENPGYLSIKDIPEEILSWSEKADRKLFYKTTPYERLMKINPKVVEWLQQRHIDLSKERFEVQNALQHFQGGVKIDRNAKTNVNGLFAAGECAGGQHGANRPGGNSLLDTQVFGKIAGQNAALEARKINFEKIKITNNKVKGSIPSYQARNQIKEILSNSAFLVRQHSEIVKAINEIQSIEEKGICLDENGVAYMIETENMLLLSRVILTAILLRDESRGPHLRFSHFDPPVMNFLPRKDEWKKYIIFWLDEKRRLHYEIKEPIRPEEDSK; from the coding sequence ATGAAGAACTTTTTTGCAGACGTCGTTGTAATCGGAGCTGGCGGTGCTGGTATGAGGGCTGCTTTAGCAGCAAAAGAAACAGCACCTGAGCTCGCTGTAATTTTACTGAGCAAAAAACCTCTGGGAAAAGGCGGAACGACAGCCCTTGCCTGCTCGGATAGAATGGCATTTCATGCCACACTTCCCTATACAGCACCAGTTCAAAATAATTGGAAAGAACATGCGATGGATATTTATAGGATAGGCGGGGAAGTTTCTGATTACGATCTCGCTGAAGTTTTATCAAAAGAAAGCGCCGGAGCATTGGAATATCTTATAAATATAGGTGTTCCATTTGTAAAAACAGCTGATGGCAGAGTAGATCAATTCTTGACTGATGGATCAATTTATCCAAGAGCGTGCTACGTTGGTCCTGAAACGGCTGTGGAAATTGCAAAAGCACTTCAAAGAAAACTGGAGGAATCATCAGTTCAAATCGTTGAAAACGTTATGGTTTACGATTTCATAGTGAAAAACAACAGAGTAATTGCTGCAAAAGCAATTGATATCATCTCAGATGAAATATATCTCATCCAGGCCAAAACTTTCGTACTCGCTACAGGTGGGGCGGGTGCTCTTTATTCGAAAAATGTTTTTCCCAGCGAGATGACAGGGGATGGATATGCTGCTGCTCTGCGAGCAGGTGCAAAACTCGTAAATATGGAATTTATGCAAATCGGCATATGCCACCCTCATATGCTCTTTGCAAGTTCTGGCAGCATGTTTAGAAGCTTGCCAAAAATTGTAGATGAAACTGGAAGAGAGTTTCTTAATGACTATCTTTCAGAAAAAGATAAAAATCAACTATCTGTTCTTCAATTTAAAAAAGGGGCTCACTGGCCCATTTCCTATGAATCACCAACGAAGGTTATAGATCTTGCTGTTTACGTTCATAGTTTATGTGGTCACAAAGTGTATCTGGATTTCACAGAAAATCCAGGTTATTTATCAATAAAAGACATTCCCGAAGAGATACTTTCTTGGAGTGAAAAAGCCGATAGAAAATTATTTTATAAAACCACACCATATGAAAGATTAATGAAAATCAACCCAAAAGTGGTGGAATGGCTTCAACAAAGACATATTGATCTTTCGAAAGAACGGTTCGAAGTTCAGAATGCATTGCAGCATTTTCAAGGTGGTGTGAAAATAGACAGAAATGCAAAAACAAATGTCAACGGTCTTTTTGCAGCTGGTGAATGTGCAGGGGGGCAGCACGGGGCAAACAGACCAGGGGGAAATTCACTTCTTGATACACAGGTCTTTGGCAAAATTGCAGGCCAGAATGCAGCACTTGAGGCAAGGAAAATAAACTTCGAGAAGATTAAAATTACCAATAATAAAGTAAAAGGTTCCATACCATCATATCAAGCGAGAAATCAGATAAAGGAAATACTTTCAAATTCAGCTTTTCTTGTCAGGCAGCACAGTGAAATTGTAAAGGCTATCAACGAAATTCAATCGATAGAAGAAAAAGGTATTTGTCTGGATGAAAATGGAGTAGCTTATATGATTGAAACAGAAAATATGCTGCTGCTCTCGAGAGTCATTCTAACTGCTATTCTTCTCAGAGATGAAAGTCGCGGACCACATCTTAGATTTTCTCATTTCGACCCACCAGTGATGAATTTCCTGCCGAGAAAAGACGAATGGAAGAAATATATAATATTCTGGCTCGATGAAAAAAGAAGATTACATTATGAGATAAAAGAACCTATAAGGCCCGAGGAGGATTCAAAATGA
- a CDS encoding zinc-binding dehydrogenase: MKSRAMVLEKFNHPLVLRNFDIPNLPEGAILVKLLASGVCGSDLHMAKGEDPRTPLPIILGHEGVGQVVQINGEKCDLNGKKIKTGDWIIWNRGIVCNNCFWCKVSRQPYLCPNRKVYGINLSCKDYPYLLGAYSEYMVLFRETEILKIPQIDPVCLVTAACSGATAMHAFDLISEPLLSKTVVIQGAGPLGVFCVVAARTLGASQVIMISGSQQRLELAKKAGADIVLNRHDINEEERTKKILSITGNRGADIVIEASGNSKALLEGFRLVRRGGMYMITGVAVPQESIPLDVYHDLVFKNIHIQGVWVSDAKHLVQAVDLIAKHPEIFERIVTHRLPLSQANEALKLIEERTALKVAITF, from the coding sequence ATGAAGAGTAGAGCGATGGTTCTCGAAAAATTCAATCATCCTCTTGTTCTCAGAAATTTTGATATTCCCAATTTACCCGAAGGAGCAATCCTCGTAAAATTGCTCGCAAGTGGTGTTTGTGGCAGTGATCTTCACATGGCAAAGGGTGAAGATCCAAGAACACCACTGCCAATAATACTTGGTCACGAGGGAGTTGGGCAAGTCGTACAGATAAACGGAGAAAAATGTGATCTGAATGGAAAAAAAATAAAAACCGGCGACTGGATAATATGGAACAGAGGCATAGTCTGCAATAATTGCTTCTGGTGCAAAGTTTCCAGACAACCCTATTTGTGCCCAAACAGAAAAGTTTATGGAATAAACCTCTCATGCAAAGATTATCCATATCTGCTTGGTGCATACAGCGAATACATGGTTCTTTTCAGAGAAACTGAGATATTAAAAATACCGCAAATCGACCCGGTATGCCTCGTTACAGCGGCATGCTCTGGCGCGACTGCAATGCATGCGTTTGATCTGATATCAGAACCTTTACTCTCAAAAACCGTTGTCATTCAGGGAGCAGGACCACTTGGCGTCTTCTGTGTGGTTGCCGCAAGAACATTGGGCGCATCTCAGGTTATAATGATAAGTGGATCTCAACAGAGACTGGAACTCGCAAAAAAAGCTGGAGCAGATATTGTGCTCAATCGGCATGATATAAATGAAGAAGAAAGAACCAAAAAAATTTTGAGCATCACAGGTAACCGGGGTGCAGATATCGTAATTGAAGCAAGCGGCAATAGCAAAGCTCTGCTGGAAGGTTTCAGGCTGGTGAGACGTGGTGGAATGTATATGATAACAGGTGTTGCTGTACCACAAGAATCAATACCATTAGATGTGTATCATGACCTTGTTTTCAAAAACATACACATTCAGGGAGTCTGGGTGAGTGATGCTAAACATTTGGTACAGGCAGTCGACCTTATTGCAAAACATCCAGAAATATTTGAAAGAATTGTAACACACAGATTGCCGCTGTCTCAGGCAAATGAAGCTCTGAAATTGATAGAAGAAAGGACGGCACTGAAAGTTGCGATCACGTTCTGA
- a CDS encoding IclR family transcriptional regulator has product MRSRSEEKNDKTFLESPRKVLCIIDCIVKSSEGVSVSEVAEKFHMSISNAFKYLKLLEELGFVIKDENKKYLPGFKLVDYGSVILRRINLRDVARPHLFELASITKQTVNLVIKDHDQAVYVEKIESAESMPLMSRVGMSVPLYCTSFGKAILSHLSEKELNQYLSRVTLVKKTSKTITDPQKLISHLKLVKARGYAIDDEENEYGVRCVGSAVLNYEGKPIGAVSIAGSKNKMTSTWIRKYAIHVVNCTREISKKLGYQD; this is encoded by the coding sequence TTGCGATCACGTTCTGAAGAAAAAAACGATAAAACATTTCTTGAAAGCCCGAGAAAGGTTCTTTGCATAATTGATTGTATTGTTAAAAGCTCAGAAGGTGTGAGTGTCAGTGAAGTAGCGGAAAAATTTCATATGAGCATTTCAAATGCCTTTAAATACTTGAAACTACTCGAAGAGCTGGGTTTTGTAATCAAAGATGAAAACAAAAAATACTTGCCGGGTTTCAAACTTGTTGATTATGGAAGTGTCATATTGAGAAGAATAAATTTGAGGGACGTGGCAAGGCCGCATCTTTTTGAGCTTGCTTCGATAACTAAGCAAACAGTGAATTTAGTCATAAAAGACCACGATCAAGCCGTTTATGTAGAAAAAATTGAAAGTGCTGAAAGCATGCCTCTGATGTCGCGCGTTGGTATGTCAGTACCACTTTATTGCACAAGTTTTGGCAAAGCTATACTTTCGCATCTATCAGAAAAGGAACTCAACCAGTACCTGTCCCGCGTGACCCTTGTAAAAAAAACCAGTAAAACCATAACAGATCCTCAAAAGTTGATTTCGCATCTAAAACTTGTAAAGGCAAGAGGTTATGCGATAGACGATGAAGAAAATGAGTACGGCGTGAGATGCGTTGGGAGTGCCGTGTTGAATTATGAAGGAAAGCCGATAGGAGCCGTAAGCATAGCTGGTTCCAAAAATAAAATGACAAGTACATGGATAAGAAAATACGCAATTCACGTCGTTAACTGTACGAGGGAGATATCAAAAAAATTAGGATATCAAGATTAA
- a CDS encoding type II secretion system protein GspD, with protein MKRFSILIVFLIALTSLAEEEPLVTNIFQDTYILDALADISAQSGVPIIADTTVSGFVTIELNEVPLEKALKMILMPGGYTFIKVDGFYFVGAPDPKNPAFRYLVQTKVIKPSYLKVDSIRNLLPSFYEPFIKIDTENNLITITAPEQIIAKFEEDLKNIDIPPRQVKISVVVSEVSKDNLGEIGLDQIGYTFGANQQYNEDWTAVLGLISGVLSVQTDVFGTIVARLRALEQDQKAKIKADPWIIVQENKPARLFVGQREIIILQPEEGTTTTETVDVGVGIDITARVVGKNELEINVAPNISHFTTAQTTSSLSTKRSELSTTLRIQSGQTVVISGLTVENSSDGYTGIPLLGNIPLLRYLFGVKSDSQSQREVIIFLSAEIL; from the coding sequence ATGAAAAGGTTCTCCATATTGATAGTTTTTTTAATAGCTTTAACATCACTTGCTGAGGAAGAGCCTCTTGTGACAAATATTTTTCAGGATACCTATATACTTGATGCTCTTGCAGATATCTCTGCTCAAAGTGGTGTGCCAATTATTGCAGATACTACCGTCAGTGGTTTTGTCACTATAGAGCTGAATGAAGTACCACTCGAAAAAGCTTTGAAAATGATTCTTATGCCGGGTGGATATACTTTTATAAAAGTTGACGGGTTCTATTTTGTCGGTGCACCTGATCCAAAAAACCCTGCTTTCCGTTATCTTGTTCAAACGAAAGTAATAAAACCATCTTATTTGAAAGTCGATTCAATTCGAAATTTGCTTCCCTCTTTCTATGAACCTTTTATAAAAATAGACACCGAGAACAATTTGATAACAATAACTGCACCGGAACAAATAATAGCGAAGTTTGAAGAGGATTTAAAAAATATCGACATACCACCAAGGCAGGTAAAGATAAGTGTAGTTGTCTCAGAGGTCTCTAAGGATAATTTGGGAGAAATAGGTCTGGATCAGATCGGTTACACGTTTGGAGCCAATCAACAGTATAACGAAGACTGGACAGCTGTTCTTGGGCTGATTTCAGGTGTATTGTCTGTTCAGACAGACGTTTTTGGTACCATTGTTGCAAGACTCAGAGCTTTGGAACAGGATCAGAAAGCGAAGATAAAAGCTGATCCCTGGATTATAGTTCAGGAAAACAAGCCGGCAAGGCTTTTTGTGGGCCAGAGAGAGATCATTATTCTGCAACCCGAGGAAGGGACTACAACAACCGAAACAGTTGATGTTGGTGTAGGAATTGATATCACAGCACGGGTTGTTGGTAAAAATGAGCTTGAGATAAATGTTGCACCAAACATAAGTCATTTTACAACTGCTCAAACAACGAGCTCGTTATCAACTAAGAGAAGCGAGCTATCTACTACTCTACGTATACAGAGCGGCCAGACAGTTGTCATAAGTGGCTTGACTGTTGAAAACTCTTCTGACGGTTACACTGGCATCCCATTACTTGGGAATATACCCTTACTGAGGTATTTATTTGGAGTTAAATCGGATTCTCAAAGTCAAAGAGAAGTGATTATTTTTCTGAGTGCGGAGATTCTTTGA
- a CDS encoding TrpB-like pyridoxal phosphate-dependent enzyme has protein sequence MRIRVDLKVDEIPRYWYNVLSDLPFKLDPPLDPKTKQPISPDMLSAIFPMPLIEQEVTDKREIPIPEPVLEEYAVFRPTPLFRATYLEEFLQTPARIYYKYEGASPTGSHKTNTALAQAYYNKISGTERLVTETGAGQWGSALCYSGAKFGLKVNVFMVKISYEQKPMRKYLMRLFDGDVVPSPSEKTSFGKSILASNSENPGSLGIAISEAIEITLSDSRTKYSLGSVLNHVLLHQTVIGLELKKQLEVLGEKPDVILGCHGGGSNFGGTVLPFIPDKLSGKEIKFVACEPTACPSLTRGRYDYDYGDTASMTPLLKMYTLGKDFIPPKIHAGGLRYHGAAPIISRLVKEGLIEAVAFDQDEIFSAAKLFAKLEGIVPAPESSYAIAGAIREAKKAKEHNIPRVVVFNLSGHGLFDLTAYI, from the coding sequence ATGAGAATCAGGGTGGATTTGAAAGTTGATGAGATTCCAAGGTACTGGTACAATGTGCTGTCTGATTTGCCTTTTAAACTCGATCCCCCACTGGATCCAAAAACAAAACAGCCCATATCACCGGATATGCTTTCTGCTATTTTTCCAATGCCGTTGATTGAGCAAGAAGTCACTGACAAACGTGAAATTCCAATACCAGAACCAGTTCTTGAAGAATATGCTGTTTTTAGACCAACGCCTTTGTTTAGGGCAACCTACCTCGAGGAGTTTTTACAGACGCCAGCAAGAATTTACTACAAGTATGAAGGTGCAAGTCCAACTGGAAGCCATAAAACAAACACAGCCCTTGCCCAGGCTTATTACAACAAAATCTCAGGCACAGAAAGGCTTGTTACTGAGACAGGTGCAGGACAATGGGGGAGCGCGCTTTGTTACTCAGGTGCAAAGTTTGGACTGAAAGTGAATGTTTTCATGGTAAAGATCAGTTATGAACAAAAACCCATGAGAAAGTATTTGATGAGACTTTTTGATGGTGATGTTGTTCCAAGTCCAAGCGAGAAAACCAGTTTTGGTAAATCAATTCTTGCAAGCAACAGCGAGAACCCTGGAAGCCTTGGGATTGCAATAAGTGAAGCTATTGAGATAACTCTATCGGATTCCAGAACCAAATATTCACTTGGCAGTGTTTTAAACCATGTTTTGCTTCACCAGACGGTGATAGGTCTTGAGTTGAAAAAGCAACTTGAGGTACTTGGTGAGAAGCCAGACGTGATACTTGGATGCCATGGAGGCGGTTCAAATTTTGGTGGAACTGTTTTGCCGTTTATTCCAGACAAACTTTCAGGAAAAGAAATCAAATTTGTTGCGTGCGAACCAACGGCATGTCCCTCTCTTACCAGGGGTAGATATGATTACGATTATGGTGATACAGCAAGCATGACACCACTTTTGAAAATGTACACACTTGGAAAAGATTTCATACCTCCAAAGATTCATGCAGGTGGTTTGCGTTATCACGGTGCAGCCCCAATTATTTCAAGACTTGTGAAAGAAGGTCTTATTGAAGCTGTTGCGTTCGACCAGGATGAAATTTTTTCGGCGGCGAAGCTTTTTGCTAAACTTGAAGGAATAGTCCCTGCTCCGGAAAGTTCGTATGCGATAGCTGGTGCTATAAGAGAAGCAAAAAAAGCAAAAGAGCACAATATTCCGAGAGTTGTTGTTTTTAATCTCAGTGGACATGGGTTATTTGACCTGACTGCTTATATATAA
- a CDS encoding glycosyltransferase family 2 protein encodes MEFPKVSVIIPARNEEKFIEECIRSLMNTSYPEEKIEILVVDGVSEDGTRSVIEKMMEKNKCVKLIENLKKRKSPGLNIGIKHAAGDVILIADAHSTYPKDYILKNVQNLLNSDAHCVGGMINVKPRSDTVKAKAIAYVLSHPFGTGGAKYRLKIEKPEYVDTVPFGCYRKEVFDKLEGFNENLHRNMDIEFNLRMIRNGYKIKLFPDIVIDYYARDNYRDLWNNNFANGYWVMMSNLYSKRPFSLRHTVPMAFLIFLVFGAMLSIFSIFFTFYLSIVGLYIAIGCYLSVKAAFRLKFAEAFFHTLFSFWVLHLSYGAGSVCGAIKLLSEKLKRR; translated from the coding sequence ATGGAGTTTCCCAAGGTAAGTGTGATAATTCCAGCTCGAAATGAAGAAAAATTCATAGAAGAATGCATAAGATCACTGATGAATACCTCTTATCCTGAAGAGAAAATTGAGATATTGGTAGTAGACGGCGTGAGTGAAGATGGCACTCGTTCGGTGATAGAAAAAATGATGGAAAAAAACAAGTGCGTGAAACTAATAGAGAATCTTAAGAAAAGGAAATCTCCAGGGCTCAATATAGGCATAAAACATGCAGCCGGAGATGTCATATTAATAGCAGATGCTCATAGCACCTACCCAAAAGATTATATTTTAAAGAATGTGCAGAATTTGTTGAACAGTGACGCTCACTGTGTTGGCGGGATGATAAATGTAAAGCCAAGAAGTGATACTGTCAAGGCTAAAGCGATAGCTTATGTGCTGAGCCACCCATTTGGCACTGGAGGTGCGAAGTACAGGCTTAAGATTGAAAAACCTGAATATGTCGATACAGTTCCATTCGGGTGTTACAGAAAAGAGGTTTTTGATAAATTAGAAGGTTTCAATGAAAATCTGCACAGAAATATGGATATAGAGTTTAACCTTAGAATGATAAGAAACGGCTATAAAATAAAACTTTTTCCAGATATCGTAATAGACTATTATGCGCGCGACAATTACAGAGATCTGTGGAATAACAATTTTGCGAATGGTTATTGGGTTATGATGTCGAATCTTTATTCGAAAAGACCTTTTTCTTTAAGACATACAGTACCTATGGCTTTTCTGATTTTTTTGGTTTTTGGCGCAATGTTAAGTATATTCAGTATTTTCTTTACTTTTTATTTGTCTATAGTAGGTCTTTATATTGCAATCGGCTGCTATCTATCTGTTAAAGCAGCTTTCAGATTGAAGTTTGCAGAAGCGTTCTTCCACACACTTTTTTCATTCTGGGTGCTGCATTTATCTTACGGTGCAGGGTCTGTGTGTGGTGCCATCAAATTGCTCTCAGAAAAATTAAAACGTCGATGA
- a CDS encoding glycosyltransferase — protein sequence MMKIFIVGYEHPCGDKRTLKSALNLSKLGKVYYQYYGSCDMKKLNDTDIELIEFEKLPPSRNILKWFKKWKNFDERLFNRILEVNPDVVYFHYLPFTGSGMIKRLKQLGKKIFFEIHEIIPEQFMGKYAIFSPVKSLIWKEFSTSIRLSDGVICISEDIAMYVFDRCGIQKEFFILPNMALMEIESNAKSKEIVLVGKDSRELFYEKEILRKLIDSGFRFKVIGLKSDLFKDIPYEYVPFLPYDEMMEQLSRASFSLISYGNEKSRDYKNYEFSMPNKLFDSIAAGTPVIVRRSFVSMVKIVERFGVGVVIEPRDVESSVEKILKAYDDYDRILSNLRVCKKNFVWSEEKDKQYLEYVSKIMGG from the coding sequence ATGATGAAAATATTCATAGTTGGTTATGAACATCCGTGCGGTGATAAAAGAACTTTGAAAAGCGCATTGAATTTGAGCAAGTTGGGGAAAGTTTATTACCAATATTATGGAAGCTGCGATATGAAAAAATTGAATGATACAGATATAGAACTCATTGAGTTTGAAAAGCTACCTCCATCGAGGAATATTCTGAAATGGTTCAAAAAGTGGAAGAATTTTGATGAAAGGCTGTTTAATAGGATTCTGGAGGTCAATCCGGATGTGGTGTATTTTCATTATTTGCCTTTTACAGGATCTGGAATGATAAAAAGACTGAAGCAGTTGGGTAAGAAAATATTTTTCGAAATCCATGAAATTATTCCAGAGCAATTCATGGGAAAATATGCAATTTTTAGTCCTGTTAAGTCTTTAATTTGGAAGGAGTTTTCAACTTCTATAAGATTATCAGATGGTGTTATCTGTATTTCTGAAGATATAGCCATGTATGTCTTTGACCGATGTGGTATTCAGAAAGAGTTTTTTATTCTACCCAACATGGCTCTTATGGAAATTGAGTCAAATGCAAAAAGCAAAGAAATCGTCCTTGTAGGCAAAGACAGCAGGGAACTGTTCTACGAAAAAGAAATACTCAGAAAATTGATAGATAGTGGCTTCAGATTTAAAGTAATAGGTTTAAAGTCAGATCTCTTTAAGGATATCCCGTATGAATACGTACCGTTCTTGCCTTACGATGAAATGATGGAACAGTTATCCAGAGCTTCATTTTCATTGATTTCCTATGGCAATGAAAAAAGCAGGGATTATAAGAATTATGAATTCTCCATGCCAAACAAATTATTTGATTCTATAGCTGCTGGAACACCTGTTATTGTTAGAAGATCTTTTGTCTCCATGGTTAAAATAGTAGAGAGGTTTGGAGTGGGTGTTGTTATAGAACCCAGGGATGTTGAATCATCGGTTGAAAAAATTCTGAAAGCGTATGATGATTATGACAGGATTTTGAGCAATCTTCGAGTGTGCAAAAAGAATTTTGTTTGGAGCGAAGAAAAGGATAAACAATATCTCGAATATGTATCAAAGATTATGGGGGGCTGA